From the Nerophis lumbriciformis linkage group LG05, RoL_Nlum_v2.1, whole genome shotgun sequence genome, the window CACAGGGGAACTTCGCATATTAAAATACACTGACAAACTTAAAGAGGCCCAATTATGCTAAACCATTttgtcttacctattggtacctgtataaatcccgaaaatttgaaataaaaCCATGGCGgggatgtttataaaacaatcttgccttcctccatacttcctccaaacgaaccgtttggaatttgccccaataGTGGCGTTCTTGCCAATAAGCGGATGTAAGCGGATACCTCCAATTATGCAGGAATGGGAAATTACAGCGAAAACGTGGATTTCCGCGGTTATAAACATTAATTTTgcatcaaaatatcacttccgagtttttttgtgtaaaaaaattgtagAAGTACAATCTAaaccaatggttcttaacctgggttctagtgatgggttgatgaggcgtcatgaagcgtttcgacacattgcaaaactgtattgatactgtgtcgatactgtgtcactaaatactgacatctgctggacattaaaaatccctacaggcaacctatggaccgactcaactgacactgattttatgacctagtatatacaataatataaaccaagtcattgtatttcatttaggattatttcatatcttcatttaaataaaaatatatttttatcttttttagatacagtcaataaaaaatgtgaacatgtataataacatggaaatctaagagaatgtgttgtgaatgaggatgcttctggactgggattttttttaattaattttttacacatttttattaaaaaaaaacagtttttccaacgtagtcaattttagacgatttctttttttattagtaggttgcacagtgaagtacatattccgtacaattgaccactaaatggtaaccccccaataagttgttcaacttgtttaagtcggggtccacttaaattgattaatgatacagatatatactaacatcataatacagtcatcacacaagttaatcatcagagtatatacattgaattatttacattatttacaatccggggtgtgggatatagaggggggggggtgttaagtttggttgttatcaacacttcagtcgtctcttcttagttattatttctccggctgtagaaaagacccgctcacagggcacagaggaggcgtcagtgcgacacagttcgcgtatcggtcacgtgaccaaaacagctcatgatcggtcacgtgactttctaaaagcggtacacgcaccgacacaggctttcgctctatgagctcgacgcatgcgccgatgcatcggtgttgccggacccatcactactgggttcgatcgaaacctaggggttcggcggagcctccgtcgcggaggtcaagacacacccgactcgttgtgtaaataaaaacttctccctatcggcgtattatggataccctcaaacaatattccctctaatttccatgtgtgtgagcaaacgcaaaaactcattgagcattcagtggagcacatgtgagcacacctgtcccaaacctgactaaataacaaattaaacgttttattattataatcaaatgacagctgtcatttccatgagattattttataatataagtattttggcccacttacaatgacaataacatgtttttcatgagctgtgtactagtattatatgtctgggtgtaaaacgaagaaaaggaacagattTTGCTGTGAAATTaagtaaattattttatttgatcatttatcatttaaaatgacatgagagtggcacttgccaaggtgaagccacgtatatctgaactggtctctcaaaggcaacagcagaagtcacactgatttgcaggtgtgtaatttgttgtgagttcatgcactgtgttggttttgatctttgaacaaggtgatgttcatgcatggttcattttgtgcaccagttaaaaaaacataactttgccttgaattagaaaaaaattattattatttttttcactgaagaagggttcggtgaatgcgcatatgaaactggtggggttcgataccgccaacaaggttgagaaccactgatctaaactaGATTTGTTGACTCCTCGCCTCAGCCGCAAGTACTCCATTGGCACTGAGTTGCAGGATGGGGTGACGATCAGTAACTCTGAAATAAACTCGGTAGTTAGCTAACCATCTAGCGAGCTTACTTGATGTCAGCTCCGTTCGTtctccgagccacaacgttgatagcggtccactttgctgctaatcatatttggatgattacaatccgaactCTGTTAGTCCTGAACCATTTGTAGTTCTAGAGAAGGGATGTcagacttgttttcattgagggccacattgcagtaatGGCTGCCTGCAGAGGGCCgattttacaaaatgtatttaaattgtgCATGTGGGAAAtaccctgtgattaatcatgattaatcgaaattcaAGAGTGatgttatgttgcacgattgcgccaagtaaaattcctagtttgtgaacgcgttctcaaacaatggcaataaaaactcttctgatgtattctgattctgatctaatTGATAATTCATAATTTACCGTAAACTCAAAGCTCGGTTTTAGTTGTctcaactaaaaataaatacattgattatGAATTTGTTGTATTATTAGATATTAAACTAATGTGCATGTATATTGACCTAATTTTAGCATCTCTAATGCACAAAATATATCTAAGTTGCCCCCTATATCCTTCAATATTGTCTGTATGCTACAGTTATCTATAATGGAAACAATTAATGCCTATTTGGGACATGCGCTGTCATCTTGtgctttctttctctctctccctccAGTGGCTACCATCCGTTGTCCAGTATGCAGACAGGAATCCTGGGAAATGGACGTGCTGGATAATTTCTTTGTCAAGGACTCTGCTGAGGTGCCAAGCAGCACCATGGAGAAAAATAGCCAGGTAGGCCAACGAGCCTGTTTTTTCATTTATAACTCAATTTGGCGCTACCTGTCCGCCCTTGGAACACATTAAACACATTATAGTGATGTAGCTTGTCACTACAACTCTGTGCAGCAGGTGACTGTATGCATTGTAACTACTATTCTTGGCACACCTCATAGACACCAGGGGCATCATGTATTAAGAGTTGCGTGGATTTCCTCCTGAAAAAAGAGACTTACGTTCAAATCCAGAAACAGCGTATTCAAGAAAAAAATCAGATGTATTAAAGCGGGGGTGTCCAAACCCTGGCCTGTGGATCAAATGCAGCCTGCCAGCCTCTTCAATTTGGGCCTGCGAGACAACAGCAGGAGTTCCAGTTCAATTTCAATATACAACATGGTCGTTTGGGGTgttttcatccattcatccattttctaccgcttgtttgtCTCagcataatttaaatttaaatatccAAGGTTCTGACAGGTGGCAAATTgtcaccatcttgtggacaatgtgagaaaCCCCGAGTAGTGTCCATGATGTGTACTTTCTTGATAACACAAGCACAACAAAATTTACTTTTATGACCCAATCAAAACAACCttacctagtcatggtgcagaaaaaaataaTCAACCTGCACAAAAAGTCAACCCAGATGGTCACACACAAcataacctgctcactgaactttgtgaataataatttaaaaaaagtcccATCaccaaaaaaattctaaattatacctatttaaatccattgcaagacatgatggggaaaaatgtaaaactctccacacttatccaagtttgacttttagctgcttgatatttctgattaattacaaagctttaaagaggttgtcacagaagtaaacaaggtaggagttgaactttcacatactcttaaaataaaaaaaatatgaattattaTATATCCATTCTAGTATTATGATACTATtatgttatttttattgtttttttattattgttgtttattgttattagtattatgtaaacatacacacacatggctaaactttttttttagcccaatgtggcccccagtcAAATAATTTGGACACTCCTATATTAAAGTGTGCGCACACactaatccaagcacatttctttacTACTTTCCAATGAACGCCACATTTCCACGTCAAGTTCACTCTTGATCGTCTCatctttgccgtgaaaaagggcgTACGCAAGCTTAACACACGAGGCCCCTggtttgccagagaataagaagtcaCAGCTTAGGAGGGATCAGTGTTTCCACCTTAATTAGGGTGAAGATCTTTTGGaaacgattcgatccgattcctggggtgacgattcgattcagaatcgattctcgataaaCCTGATTatcaattcaaaccgattctcgcaattatttggtataataattgtaTTGAAACTTTTACGAAACAAGTTACAGGTTTTAAAAGCTCGTTCTAGTTGCATCGAGATGGCCTAAAATGTCTTtctaaaattagatttttttaaattatcaatccatttagaatcggaataaataagaatcgcaattcaaatgtgaattgatttttttgtgcacccctacagCTTCGTGGCTTTATTGCTATATTTAACGAATATTCAGACTCCATCTTGAGACTCTTTAAAACAAAATCCGGCAAttttttattggttttttttGGAGACTCTGACAAAAACATATTTGTCTAGCATTTCATATTTTTCACTTATTTTTGTCCCTCTCACATTATTCTTCTCCTTCAGCGAACATTATAATCACATACAATGCAtacgtcatggccaattatgcaaattaaacTCTTTCGTCACTCGTCCAACTCACTACCACAGTCCTTTGGTAAACATTGTAATCTACTCTTCCTTTTTATGTGCTTTGTCAGGTGTGTATGAGTTGTGATGACAACACGGAGGCAACAGGCTACTGTTTGGAGTGCGTGGAGTTCCTGTGCGTGACATGTATTGAGGCGCACCAAAGGGTAAAGTTCACCAGGGATCACACCATTCGTCAAAAAGAGGAAATGTCCCCGGGTaggtttaaaaaaagaagggaaaagcTGTTTGAGATGTTGCAATGCTGTATTGACACTCGTCCATCCATATCTGCAGAAGCAGTAGCCGTTTCCACACAGAAGCCCGTGTTTTGTGACATCCACAAGCAGGAGCCGTTGAAGCTTTTTTGCGAGACGTGCGATCGACTCACCTGCAGAGACTGTCAGCTGCTCAAACACAAAGATCACAAGTATGCACCTCTCATTAAAAACATGAATCTTATTGTTGAACCCTTAAAAAATACTCTAGTGGCCCATGTTTTGCTGTATCTGAGTtcagtatttgtttattttcattcATTGTGCTTGAACATTGATCATGCCCAGCTATCAGTTTCTGGAGGATGCGTACAGGAACCACAGGCAGTATCTCGAGAACATGACGCAGCAGCTGCAAGAAAAAAGGAAGGCCATCGAGGAATTCTCCAACAGCATCAAcaatgggtgaagtgtcttttctTCTCGTTTCTGatgtcatttaaaggggaactacactgtTTTGGAAATTGTGCCCATCAATCCCTATCCCtgtataagacaagaacacatgtttttctttttttatgcattctaagtcgtaaaatacgaCCAGTAGTGCTAACAATGCTGGGAGTAAACTATTCCACTCTTAAAGcccccttaaaaacatccaaaaaccaccaacaatactctatttacctgtcgtgacctgaatattaaccaagtattagcgatattgttattataagcgttaacgcagaccaactatttttAGCGGTGCCTCGATCACAGATAGCTTActtgcttatgctgctatattgaaatATATTGAGCTGCGGCTGCATCGCCTTTTAACCGGAGAAAGTTAAttccagattataaatcatgtctctcacctgggtagtagaaggatgtggacataaaccgagaaggtGGTCCACTTTGATAtccaatttagacctggaaatggcgagaaagtCACTAAAAGACGCTGGTTTGGgtcaccatttaaaaaaaatcctttgtgaggattatgattaatttttcATCCAAACGGGAAGGTATGGACATCTCATTAATCGGCATTCCAGTgatagcagacattgtacagtatgtggttgttttattatgttcctagtttgtatatcttgtttagcacttagcaatactgctgcatgatgtTTAGTGTtatactaaagctggatctgttttgcACACAACTTCCAACATTTTTTCTCATTCTAATTATATTCAGGGTAAACAATATTAGCTTCTGGACCAAATTTgtaccaaagtagtctttgtgatTATaacagtagtgttgttgttgttgaaaggaaaagaAAATGTTGTTACGGGTCTGTGAAATTATTGAGCCGCCGTAAGTTTAAactgagcaaaatacataaataaaaatgaatttgcCTGATACTATATTACATTTATACAaacagcatgtatatataaccttgatggaggtttttggatgttttctaAAGCGCTTTAGGAATAGAGCGACTCtgcttcattgttagctgacttttgctagtgtttgttTACAAGTAAGAgtgcataaaaaatatatatatatgtatgtgttcttGCAGGTCCCCTTTAACTGCAAGTTTTataaagattttatttttttcactaagaCTCCAGCAAGTTGAAGAAAACCGAAAGTCAGTCACGAATGAAATAAAGAAGTCCATCTGCAACCTTATTATGGAGATCAACAGAAAGGGGAAGGTTCTGGCTAACCAGCTTGaggttgttatttttttaatggtaatCATTCAACACTGTACACATGTTTTTAATTTCCTGGCATATTGTTCAGTCTCTTACTACAGATCACGAGCTGGGTCTAAAAAAGCAGCAGAAGGACGTCGACTCTCTGCGCAGGCACCTTGACCACGTCATCAGTTTTACCAAGTGGGCCACAGCCAGCCAAAGTGGCACCGCCCTTCTCTACTGCAAGAGACTGGTTTGTGACTTTTTACCAGCCAGCCATTGAAACATAACTATACTCATACTAGATCTTCTTCTATTCAGATTCTATTTCAGATCAACTACCTGATGGGGGCAAGGTGCAATCCCGCCATCATCCCTCAGAGTTCTGTCCGCTTCCAGTGTCGTTCTGGTTTCTGGGCCACAAATGTCGATCTTGGTAAGGagcgttcttcttcttttttttttttttttttaaataagtccgCATCTGTCTCCACATTCATGTTTAACATGCCCCGATTTATCATTGAGTGCCTCAAATTAATTGCGATACCTCAAATAGACACAAAAGCGGAACATTGTAACCATGACCAAAGTATATCGTGTATTTATGAAAGCACATCTTATATTGTAATAAATAGTGGAAAAATATTTTCGTACATGCTGTAATGggaaaactggaaatatgtgatggatTACATTGTAATtgaatgcatgttcgaaataaactgctcTTAAACTATTAAAGCATTTAATCGCAATTCATCACATTTAGTTCAGTTAACTGGTAATTAGTTGCGATtaatcaaagttttttttatattaggtGTGCCTTAGACGGATCGTTTTTATCACAAAATGATTGTACAGATAAAACTTAGTCTTTTGTAATAAATTATACTTAAagtataatacaaaaaatattattatgcTACAATGTTTAATAATATAATGTACAAATAATGACAACATCTTGTATTGTAACATATAAGGTATcattcatttgtaaaaacaaataatacaaaatatacagGGGCTTTGAGTATTGGCTGATGGTGATATCTGATACAATAttggcaggaatcatacatatttttattattttgtaatgtggAAGGTTGAAAaaggtttgatgaagtgaaatTACTCGGAACAATGGAAGgcctgaaaaacactaacctatttattatcaacTGTCTGCAATGCACTTGTGTTGCGACACCTTGtgaccacaataattcattaaggtaAACTCATGACGCAGCaatgaatgatgcggacatgtttgttactggatactttataATACGCCTCGGAGACTTTGGATGTGTTGGTAAGGTGCATCTATAATTATTTTATACATGTTTGTATTGCttttgtgttttagactgcactattgcgtggcgaagttggtagagtggccgtgccagcaatcggagggttgctggttactggggttcaatccccaccttctaccatcctagtcacgtccgttgtgtccttgggcaagacacttcacccttgctcctgatggctgctggttagcgccttgcatggcagctcccgccatcagtgtgtgaatgtggaaatactgtcaaagcgctttgagtaccttgaaggtagaaaagcgctatacaagtataacccatttatcatttataattaagGACACTCATTCCGCATGTCTAGCTTGTGGCTATTGTGTGcaaagctgttgtgtagctgctagctcctagtaaccTATAGCCTACCACGTTTACCTTCTTGTAAAtgccttgactaaaatacaagaaaagaccacccTTGTGTGTTCATTGGAGGACATCAGTTGTCTcagtggctgtccagctttgcagaagaaacacgctgcaggactgcttgtatcagagcacCTACATCACAAGTTTTATATCTGAGCTGACATGAActgtttttgctgatatcaggctGATATAAAAATCAGTTTGTTGCAAAAATTTGTGTTGTTGCAATAATTTTACAATTAACGATCTaattaaattataatattttCATCAAGTATCACTATTTACTACAAATAGGTCATTATTAATCCACAGCAATCAATGCATATAAAGGATTTTctggtaaaaataataatgataaatattatttaatgttattatgaaATATTTCCACAAATAATGGCTTCATCTTCTATTGTATTatataatcagaatcagatttatttGCCAATTATGTTTAACACAAAACGGTGTTTGACTTAGTAGACTATACTCTCTTTCTTCAGACATTGTTACTCAGTGGGCAAAAAACATGGAATCTCATTTAATATTGTTGCAAAATAATGGTCTCCTCCCTGATAGATGCCTGtttctctctgcagttgagttagGAGCTACTGTTAGTGAATGCAAATACAGTACATGTGAAATAAGCAAATATTGCGTATTTCTTATGGTCGTTTCCCAGGTTCTCTCCTAGTTGACAGGAGTGCAGTACCGCCGCCGCCACCGCCCATTCCCAACCAACAGGTCGGTCCCCGAGGAGAAGCGCCGGCTGGGGGACTGGCGTTATCAGCTCAGCAGCGACAAAGCACGCTGGCCCAGCTCCAGATGCAGGTAGGAGGTTCCGCTTTGATGCACCTAGCGGTGCAGTTTATAAACAATCGGAAGGCATCAAATTTCTGTGCTCTCTGCTTTGGTAATTCCTCTGTCTCAGGTTGACAAACTTTCCCAGCAGCCCCACAGGCAGGCCGCTCCCAACCACTGGTCATGGTACCATAACGCCAGGCTCCCTGTACCCCACGGCCATCCGCCCCCGACCAGACCCATCCACGGAGGGTCCTCCCCCTCGCAAACCATTACCAACTTGGCGCAGCTGGGACGCAGATATGGAGGCTCGCAAGTCAACACCAGGAGCCCCAACTCCTCCATGCTGCACAGTGCCGGATTCCCACCTCCCCAGGTAAGAGGCTGGGAGAGGACGTTGGGGGGAGTCTGGTAGAAATCATGTCGTCATTTAATGCTATTTATGTTCAAACTAGCTCAACAGGATTATTATTTTTGGTGTGGAAAGGCCCGTCTCTTAAACTTGTTCCTTGTAACTTTTGTCCTAGGCCCTGCGAGACTTGATCAATTCATCCAGCTTCTCTTCCAAGCCAATGGAGGTATCACAGGGCAACTTCCGCTACCCGCATCCTGTGTCCGCTGGAGGGGTCACCCAGGTGCCACCAAATCAGGTTGGTTTAAAAATTGGTCCATGTCAGTACATACATGTATTTGCCATATGCGTTTCTTTTGTTTGATGTTTTCCTTGTTTTCAGCGCAACCTGGCAGAGCTGTCCTACCTGAAGCGTAGTGAAGCCGGCTGTCCTGTCCCTTCCAGTAGCATCATCCTCGCAAGACCCAGTTTGGCTTCAAGCCAAACCTCAAAAACTGCTGACAAATTAGGTAGACTGAGGACCACCTTTTAATGATTCAGATAAAATATTAGCATAAATTGGTGATATTACTGGTACGTTCTGCCATCAACTTTCGATTAACACATTTTCTTGTCTTTTGTCAAGTTCAAGGAAAGCAGAGCTCACCGATGGTTAAACCGTCGTCTTCAGAGAGAACCACAGGGTAAGAAAGGATCAGGAATTCTTGAGTCGGTCATATTTTCTGGCCTAgaataaaagtttttttgtttttaggtaCTGTGTATGAATAAGTATGAGGCCTACAGtcaacaaaataaatgacaaagtCTGCGATAGTAGTAATTACAGGATCCTAATATGTagggttttttttcttgtaatattaggtAATCTTTTTTTAtaacaatgtgtttttatttgaatGCTTGTAAGTAGGACTGCACAAAAAGTTGACGAGGAAAAATTGCGATCTCAATCAGGGATGGTTACTGTTCATatttgaaccaatacggtaccaaATCCCGATACCTGGCAATCGATATTGGTACttaacggtaccaattcccggtatttttgtgtgtgttaataaatattgattgtttTTGATAATGAAATCGCTTTTtactgcaacatttaaaaattagctgATTAAGGTAATGGCTGTCCAGTTATATCTAGTTATATTATCATCATATTGTCATTTGCAAGTTTACCATTAAGTTGCAAAACCGTTGTAAGTCCAAGACCATTTTTTttccctcagaattttcaactaacttgaagtgtcttGCCAAGAGGataatttgtaatatgtacattttcagaatgtgcttgttctatttttgggcaaagtaaggcaaagaaaacaattttgaagttgtctttatttttaaattattatgccatgattttaccagtccggcctgcgtgggaatagattttcctccatgcggaccctgagctaaaatgagtttgacacccctgcactaggttTTGCAGATACACaataatattgttaatattgttattcTGTTCTTGCATGGGGaaaaaacaactgtaaaaatgtaaaaagaaagagcGAAAAAATCGGTATGTAATAAGAAAAAGCTGAGATGTTCtaactaattaataataataatatacttagtcactaaTAATACCAAGCTGACAcaatatatgtttttagcatgtttttaaataaaaatatcaatatgacCCTTGCATACTTCGAATTTTTAGTATACAgcctttggtggaaaaagtttagacacccctgaactaaagtattgttattttgatttgagaattgatattaaagcataaagatctggtatcggtggTAGTGATATTTCAGTATCGGTCCGCACACCACTAAAGAAGATGACATGGTGTACATGTGCGTACAGCGTTTTGCAACCTCGTGCAGCCCTACTTGTAAGTTTTATGATGtcattttccaaaaatgtttCAAGGACGACGTCTTGGAAGCTGAATACCGAGACGCCGGCGGCTCCCTCAGCCAAGCGACGCAGAAGGTTATCCCCCGGGCCCATTATCGTCATCAAGGACGAACCAGAGGACGAGGATGAAGTTCGTTTTGTAAGACCGGGTCTATTGCACTTGAGGTGTGATGGATTACTTCGTGCTTCTTCTGTAATGCTCTTCGTCTATCAGGTGCAGTCCAGCCTTCCTGACAGCAGCACGGGGGCCCGGCCACACCCACAAGGGCTTAAAGCTTGTGCCCCTGCCCAAGCCTCAACATCGGGCTCCAACACGGCAATAGGACCTCAAATTGCAGCGCGGCCCGAGTCGGAGAAAGTCTCTCAGCCGGAGGACGACCCCAACGAGGACTGGTGTGCCGTTTGCCAGAATGGAGGAGAGCTGCTCTGCTGCGACAAGTGTCCCAAAGTTTTCCATCTGGCCTGCCATATCCCCGCGCTGAATGAGTCTCCAAGGTATAAACAGACTATTAACAGCCGTTAAGTCA encodes:
- the trim24 gene encoding transcription intermediary factor 1-alpha isoform X5; translated protein: MNRGGESVDNDDIVIIVENEAESLPLGEERPKQQGAFGLMDTCPVCKLSFHNREPKLLPCLHSFCKRCLPAPCRAGDTRRDHSLGLQGDNTNKQMATIRCPVCRQESWEMDVLDNFFVKDSAEVPSSTMEKNSQVCMSCDDNTEATGYCLECVEFLCVTCIEAHQRVKFTRDHTIRQKEEMSPEAVAVSTQKPVFCDIHKQEPLKLFCETCDRLTCRDCQLLKHKDHNYQFLEDAYRNHRQYLENMTQQLQEKRKAIEEFSNSINNGLQQVEENRKSVTNEIKKSICNLIMEINRKGKVLANQLESLTTDHELGLKKQQKDVDSLRRHLDHVISFTKWATASQSGTALLYCKRLILFQINYLMGARCNPAIIPQSSVRFQCRSGFWATNVDLGSLLVDRSAVPPPPPPIPNQQVGPRGEAPAGGLALSAQQRQSTLAQLQMQVDKLSQQPHRQAAPNHWSWYHNARLPVPHGHPPPTRPIHGGSSPSQTITNLAQLGRRYGGSQVNTRSPNSSMLHSAGFPPPQALRDLINSSSFSSKPMEVSQGNFRYPHPVSAGGVTQVPPNQRNLAELSYLKRSEAGCPVPSSSIILARPSLASSQTSKTADKLVQGKQSSPMVKPSSSERTTGTTSWKLNTETPAAPSAKRRRRLSPGPIIVIKDEPEDEDEVRFVQSSLPDSSTGARPHPQGLKACAPAQASTSGSNTAIGPQIAARPESEKVSQPEDDPNEDWCAVCQNGGELLCCDKCPKVFHLACHIPALNESPSGEWFCSFCRDLVSPEMVYDCDKKDTPLLGRMPPVDQRKCERLLLLLYCNDISTDFQHASESKKYKELIKTPMDLSMIKKKLKTFEVDSYSAPEGFVADMRLIFRNCAKYYKATSEVGSAGIYLEDYFEEQLRLVYSDKIFPGGREEDMIPPLEDEIDEEDEQEPMELGAPHPEDLNATSPPEDTTPTAEESKAPPEEAEVETLKTKEQATDMSEIRTGTAGHKPPSEKVKQEKEMPSEEAEGCSGQEASPESTEEHLPEESVKGQESTEKHLPEESVVHQESTEENLLEESVKGQESMDENVREESVKGQESMDENSLVESVKGQESMDENVREESVKGQESMDENSLVESVKGQESMEESLLEESVQGQESMEENLLEESVKSQESTGGNLPEESVIGQESKEENSPEELVEHQESTEENVREESVKGQESKKGNSPEESVEHQESTEETLPEELVKGQEGTEGNLPEELVKDQESTEGNLPEELVKGQESTEGNLPEELVKGQESTEGNLPEELVKGQESTEGNLPEEMDCTGEEAV